A stretch of the Brevundimonas sp. MF30-B genome encodes the following:
- a CDS encoding hemerythrin domain-containing protein yields the protein MSDPWTLAARQGLPPELSALCQSLPRARATDAQLSDLARFWLQMHDGFRRETAMMAAAASDLRAGRADARGFHDRALPVLAGFLQHLDGHHRIETGHYFPQFRRLDTRLQPALDLLDRDHDAIHAHLEALAATGNALHQAVRSGSPAADAALRLADTLDAAQTPLARHLDDEEDIVVPVLQRAGVG from the coding sequence TTGTCTGACCCCTGGACCCTGGCGGCGCGGCAGGGTCTGCCGCCCGAACTGTCCGCGCTGTGTCAGTCCCTGCCCCGCGCCCGGGCGACGGACGCCCAGCTCTCGGATCTCGCCCGCTTCTGGCTGCAGATGCACGACGGCTTCCGCCGCGAGACCGCGATGATGGCGGCGGCTGCGTCCGACCTGCGGGCCGGCCGCGCCGATGCGCGCGGCTTCCATGACCGCGCCCTGCCCGTTCTCGCCGGCTTTCTCCAGCATCTCGACGGCCATCACCGGATCGAGACGGGCCACTACTTCCCGCAGTTCCGCCGCCTCGACACCCGCCTTCAGCCCGCGCTCGACCTGCTGGATCGCGACCATGACGCCATCCACGCCCACCTCGAGGCGCTGGCCGCGACCGGTAATGCGCTGCACCAGGCTGTCCGCTCTGGCAGTCCGGCCGCCGACGCCGCCCTGCGCCTGGCCGACACGCTGGACGCCGCCCAGACGCCCCTTGCCCGCCACCTCGACGACGAGGAGGACATCGTGGTGCCCGTTCTGCAAAGGGCCGGCGTAGGCTGA
- the mnmA gene encoding tRNA 2-thiouridine(34) synthase MnmA, giving the protein MTLAEDLCPIPDIAPMTSQDDMDAAIASARAAVGLPVGSRVVAAMSGGVDSTVVAALLAKAGYDVVGVTLQLYDHGAALKKKGACCAGQDIHDARLAAETLGIPHYVLDYESRFRDAVIDQFADSYLRGQTPVPCIRCNQTVKFRDLLDVARDLGAEAMATGHYVRRAIGPDGRAQMRKAIDHSRDQSYFLFATTRDQLDYLRFPLADLEKPQVRGVAASLGLRIAAKPDSQDICFVPSGDYRTLIDRLRPQGREAGEIVHMDGRVLGAHAGITDYTIGQRRGLNVAVGEPLFVTRLEPETRRVVVGPREALLTASLVLEELNWLGDHATIQDAARDAAPVLARVRSTRQPSPARLGMDGEAVRVVFDQGEEGVAPGQACALYDPADPDRLLGGGFIAATTAVV; this is encoded by the coding sequence ATGACCCTGGCCGAGGACCTTTGCCCGATCCCCGACATCGCCCCCATGACGTCTCAGGACGACATGGACGCGGCGATCGCCTCTGCGCGCGCGGCGGTCGGCCTGCCGGTCGGATCGCGCGTGGTGGCGGCCATGTCGGGAGGGGTGGACTCCACCGTCGTCGCCGCCCTGCTGGCCAAGGCGGGCTATGACGTCGTCGGCGTGACGCTTCAGCTCTACGACCACGGCGCGGCGCTCAAGAAGAAGGGCGCCTGCTGCGCGGGCCAGGACATCCACGACGCGCGCCTGGCGGCCGAGACACTCGGCATTCCCCACTACGTCCTCGACTACGAAAGCCGCTTCCGCGACGCCGTGATCGACCAGTTCGCCGACAGCTATCTGCGTGGCCAGACGCCGGTGCCCTGCATCCGCTGCAATCAGACGGTCAAGTTCCGCGACCTGCTGGACGTCGCACGCGACCTGGGCGCCGAAGCCATGGCGACCGGCCACTATGTACGCCGCGCGATCGGCCCGGACGGCCGCGCCCAGATGCGCAAGGCGATCGACCATTCGCGCGACCAATCCTACTTCCTGTTCGCCACCACGCGCGACCAGCTGGACTATCTGCGCTTCCCCCTGGCCGATCTCGAGAAGCCCCAGGTGCGCGGCGTGGCCGCCTCGCTGGGCCTGCGCATCGCCGCCAAGCCCGACAGCCAGGACATCTGTTTCGTGCCGTCCGGCGACTACCGCACCCTGATCGACCGCCTGCGGCCCCAGGGGCGCGAGGCCGGCGAGATCGTGCACATGGACGGGCGCGTCCTGGGCGCCCACGCGGGCATCACCGACTACACCATCGGCCAGCGCCGGGGTCTGAACGTCGCCGTGGGCGAGCCCCTGTTCGTCACCAGGCTCGAGCCCGAAACCCGTCGCGTCGTCGTCGGCCCGCGCGAAGCCCTGCTGACCGCCTCCCTGGTGCTGGAAGAGCTGAACTGGCTGGGCGACCACGCCACCATCCAGGACGCGGCCCGCGACGCGGCGCCCGTGCTGGCCCGCGTCCGCTCGACCCGTCAGCCCTCCCCAGCTCGTCTGGGGATGGACGGCGAGGCCGTGCGGGTCGTCTTCGACCAGGGCGAGGAAGGCGTGGCGCCCGGCCAGGCGTGCGCCCTGTACGATCCCGCCGATCCCGATCGCCTGCTGGGCGGCGGCTTCATCGCCGCGACCACCGCCGTTGTCTGA
- a CDS encoding DUF1153 domain-containing protein, whose amino-acid sequence MLQERRLNSKGEQYVVGPTGTPLTLGDLPPANTDRWVIRRKAEVVAAVRGGLISLDDALARYRLTAEEFLAWQKAIDKWGMQGLRTTRIQTYRS is encoded by the coding sequence ATGCTGCAAGAGCGACGCCTTAACAGCAAAGGCGAACAGTACGTGGTTGGACCGACGGGGACTCCCCTGACGCTCGGCGACCTGCCTCCGGCGAACACCGACCGGTGGGTCATCCGCCGCAAGGCCGAGGTCGTGGCCGCCGTGCGCGGCGGCCTGATCAGCCTGGACGACGCCCTGGCCCGCTATCGCCTGACGGCCGAGGAATTCCTCGCCTGGCAGAAGGCGATCGACAAATGGGGCATGCAGGGCCTGCGCACGACGCGCATCCAGACCTACAGGTCTTAA
- the flgE gene encoding flagellar hook protein FlgE: protein MSINSAMMAGVSGLTANSAALAAISQNIANVNTIGYKRSAAEFQTVVNSQTSGTGYSAGGVLASARHYTSQNGQLQRGSTSTDLGISGNGFFVVTDKAENVGVTDTRLFTRAGAFRVDNMGYLKNTAGLYLQGWPVDSNGDIATDPSDLSRLRTINVGSVGGTAEATTRVQLNANLRSSQPLSAAATAAAATPPGTGAYDPATNSMAMWNAETGTGVKPDFELTVPVSDSKGGQRNLAISFLKSDIPNQWYAEIRAIPATDVESGGALANGQIKTGMVAFTQDGRLDTAAMATMANALFTDPSAAVLTFGGSNSAAPGAGEFKWAEGLGIAEQTLNFDLTAAAGGLTQYDSASVVQATLTNGTAFGNLTDVKIDERGFVTAIFDNGVMRRIAQVALATFPSPDNLIETTGNAFRVSQASGTFNLKAAGTGGAGLIGANQLEASTVDLSTEFTGLITTQRAYSASSKIITTADEMLAELISIKR, encoded by the coding sequence ATGAGCATCAACAGCGCCATGATGGCCGGCGTTTCCGGCCTGACCGCCAACTCCGCCGCCCTCGCCGCGATCTCGCAGAACATCGCGAACGTGAACACCATCGGCTACAAGCGCTCGGCCGCCGAATTCCAGACGGTGGTCAACAGTCAAACCAGCGGCACCGGCTATTCCGCCGGCGGCGTCCTGGCCAGCGCGCGCCACTACACCAGCCAGAACGGCCAGTTGCAGCGCGGCTCGACCAGCACTGATCTGGGCATCTCGGGCAACGGCTTCTTCGTCGTGACCGACAAGGCCGAGAACGTCGGCGTCACCGACACGCGCCTGTTCACTCGCGCCGGCGCCTTCCGCGTCGACAACATGGGCTATCTCAAGAACACAGCCGGTCTGTACCTTCAGGGATGGCCGGTGGACTCCAACGGCGACATCGCAACCGATCCTTCCGACCTGTCGCGTCTGCGCACGATCAACGTCGGTTCTGTCGGCGGCACGGCCGAAGCGACCACGCGGGTGCAGTTGAACGCCAATCTGCGCTCCAGTCAGCCGCTGTCCGCCGCCGCGACGGCCGCCGCAGCCACGCCTCCGGGAACCGGCGCCTACGACCCGGCGACCAATTCGATGGCCATGTGGAACGCCGAGACCGGAACCGGCGTCAAGCCGGACTTCGAACTGACCGTGCCTGTTTCGGACTCGAAGGGCGGCCAGAGAAACCTGGCCATCTCCTTTCTGAAGAGCGACATTCCGAACCAGTGGTACGCTGAAATCCGCGCCATCCCGGCAACGGATGTCGAAAGCGGCGGCGCCCTGGCCAATGGCCAGATCAAGACGGGCATGGTGGCCTTCACTCAGGACGGCCGGCTGGACACCGCCGCCATGGCGACCATGGCCAACGCCCTGTTCACCGACCCCTCGGCCGCCGTCCTGACGTTCGGGGGCTCGAACTCCGCTGCACCCGGGGCGGGCGAGTTCAAATGGGCCGAGGGCCTGGGCATCGCCGAGCAGACGCTGAACTTCGACCTGACGGCGGCCGCCGGCGGCCTGACCCAGTACGACAGCGCCTCGGTGGTGCAGGCGACGCTGACCAACGGCACCGCCTTCGGCAATCTGACCGACGTCAAGATCGACGAGCGCGGCTTCGTCACCGCCATCTTCGACAACGGCGTGATGCGCCGCATCGCGCAGGTCGCCCTGGCCACCTTCCCCAGCCCCGACAATCTGATCGAGACCACCGGCAACGCCTTCCGCGTCAGCCAGGCGTCCGGCACCTTCAACCTGAAGGCGGCAGGCACGGGCGGCGCCGGTCTGATCGGAGCCAATCAGCTCGAGGCCTCGACCGTCGACCTGTCGACCGAGTTCACCGGTCTGATCACCACCCAGCGCGCTTATTCGGCCTCGTCCAAGATCATTACGACGGCGGACGAAATGCTGGCCGAGCTGATCAGCATCAAACGCTGA